In the genome of Nycticebus coucang isolate mNycCou1 chromosome 12, mNycCou1.pri, whole genome shotgun sequence, one region contains:
- the NUPR2 gene encoding nuclear protein 2, with translation MDPGSCRVLQCARPRAQPPVNFEDELHDCLDYYYLRDFPACGAGRSKGRTRREQELRTNRPVPGGHERKIAQKLFYGQRKRRQRQLQPRARTRLC, from the coding sequence ATGGATCCGGGTTCCTGCCGGGTCCTTCAGTGCGCCCGGCCTCGGGCCCAGCCGCCCGTGAACTTCGAGGATGAACTTCACGACTGCCTCGACTACTACTATCTACGCGACTTCCCAGCTTGCGGGGCCGGCCGCAGCAAGGGCCGGACGCGGCGCGAACAGGAACTGCGCACTAACCGGCCGGTACCGGGCGGCCACGAGCGCAAGATAGCTCAGAAGCTCTTCTACGGCCAGCGCAAGCGTCGCCAGCGCCAGCTGCAGCCCCGAGCGCGCACTCGCCTCTGCTGA